One region of Armigeres subalbatus isolate Guangzhou_Male chromosome 3, GZ_Asu_2, whole genome shotgun sequence genomic DNA includes:
- the LOC134221842 gene encoding uncharacterized protein LOC134221842: MGHISGGSCQDVDVVTYFLEVYTICRIVNHTSSSLPPLDIPAALPIAVVHPQSTIDLADNPIIQAIELGCTVFIVDEGSAFHFLDNYIPILDETLFRRPEKSVLVAVQSTGLRQSEFLEAVQGHPALLEIANLLLVVPNGADYELITHRYVGNVPESLKWMLLDTYDHGTESFKQRANLFPDKMSDLMGRTMKVATFFLLPWSMMRPTDEGIVKYMNQKYTIDGLDGYILVQFCLWYNCTWELYWDQENQYGQVFANRTGNGMIGALVERKVDFAIGAVGGWYQLFQYFSFSNPVQWIGITCLAPRPGFIEYWRIVYMIFAGSVWAILISTLILISLLQYLTPPPDIPASHSQRSFSWILMNLLCAFLLLPSELRRYRVSDVILSTALSIFTLTVAYVYIGEIHSILAIPVYEPPIDTIYDLAVSGIPWNAPHEAWMYALVGTENPNVQKVLTTFHVPPIERIPLIANQGKEAIIMALLNYGHSMVGTWFNKKNIENYRLMTELLYFEYDTGYATKTWPLLDRFDRLAMWIRDACLFQYVELVDVYRYMDYWVQTSIAHSKDRPQNLLRIMNVDEISGGLLILGIGYSVAIAVLVLEFGITCFRKTVVYGWICSNWKFMTKKLVNVSCFK; this comes from the exons TAGTCACCTACTTTTTAGAAGTGTACACCATTTGCCGGATCGTCAATCACACATCATCCAGCTTACCCCCCTTAGACATCCCGGCTGCGCTACCGATAGCAGTTGTGCACCCGCAATCGACTATCGATCTTGCCGACAACCCTATAATACAAGCCATCGAGCTAGGCTGCACCGTTTTCATAGTGGATGAAGGCTCTGCATTTCACTTCCTAGACAATTACATACCGATCCTCGATGAAACTTTGTTCCGGAGACCCGAAAAGTCGGTCTTAGTGGCAGTTCAATCTACTGGCTTACGGCAATCTGAATTCTTGGAAGCTGTCCAAGGCCATCCCGCACTGCTGGAAATTGCCAATTTGCTTCTGGTGGTCCCGAATGGTGCCGATTACGAACTGATCACTCATCGCTATGTTGGAAATGTTCCCGAATCCTTGAAGTGGATGCTTTTGGATACGTATGATCACGGTACAGAGTCGTTCAAGCAAAGGGCTAATCTTTTCCCAGATAAAATGAGTGACTTGATGGGGAGAACAATGAAGGTGGCTACCTTCTTTTTGCTGCCATGGTCTATGATGCGTCCAACTGATGAAGGGATCGTAAAATATATGAATCAGAAGTACACAATCGATGGACTGGATGGGTATATATTAGTCCAATTTTGTCTCTGGTATAACTGCACATGGGAGCTGTATTGGG ACCAGGAAAATCAATACGGACAAGTTTTTGCAAACCGCACTGGTAATGGAATGATTGGTGCTTTAGTGGAAAGAAAGGTCGATTTCGCAATCGGAGCTGTCGGGGGTTGGTATCAGCTTTTCCAGTATTTCAGCTTCTCCAATCCGGTTCAATGGATCGGAATCACATGTCTCGCTCCAAGACCAGG ATTTATCGAATACTGGCGAATCGTTTACATGATCTTTGCAGGAAGCGTGTGGGCAATATTGATTTCCACCCTCATTTTGATTTCCCTTCTTCAATATTTAACTCCACCTCCGGACATACCCGCATCACACTCGCAACGCAGTTTTTCGTGGATATTGATGAACTTATTATGTGCTTTTCTCTTACTACCGTCTGAGCTTAGACGATATCGTGTATCCGACGTGATTCTTTCTACAGCACTTTCCATTTTTACCCTAACGGTCGCCTACGTTTACATCGGTGAGATTCACAGTATTTTGGCCATCCCAGTGTACGAACCTCCCATTGACACCATATATGATCTGGCAGTTAGTGGAATTCCGTGGAATGCACCACATGAAGCATGGATGTACGCTCTGGTGGGAACGGAGAAT CCTAACGTCCAGAAAGTCCTGACGACTTTCCACGTACCGCCCATTGAAAGGATTCCGTTGATTGCGAATCAAGGTAAGGAGGCTATCATCATGGCACTGCTCAATTATGGACATTCGATGGTTGGGACCTGGTTCAACAAGAAAAACATCGAAAACTATCGACTCATGACAGAGCTGTTATACTTTGAGTATGATACCGGTTACGCAACCAAAACCTGGCCCCTGTTGGATCGGTTCGACCGGCTGGCCATGTGGATTCGTGACGCTTGCCTGTTTCAATATGTCGAGTTGGTGGATGTTTACCGATACATGGACTACTGGGTGCAGACTTCGATTGCGCATTCCAAGGATAGGCCGCAAAATCTACTAAGGATTATGAATGTAGATGAGATTTCCGGCGGCCTTTTGATCCTTGGCATTGGATACTCGGTTGCAATTGCTGTGCTTGTGTTAGAGTTCGGAATAACGTGTTTTCGAAAAACGGTTGTTTATGGATGGATTTGTTCGAACTGGAAATTCATGACAAAAAAGTTAGTCAATGTAAGTTgtttcaaataa